GAGGTTTCTTTTTTCCATTAGGATACTTTTAATTCGTTTTCGTTAACCAACACTTTTTTCATCATCAAATCTGTTTGTTCATCATCTCCAAGCCAAAACTTATGCTTATTGAAAGTTATAAAACCATTTTTTTCATAAAACCTTAAAGCCCTGTAGTTTTCTTCCCATACGCCCAGCCATACATAACTGGCCCGTATTTCGTGCGCAATATCAATGGCTTTTTGATAAAGTAGCTGACCAACTTTTTGTCCGTAAAATGCTTTCAGAATATAAATCCGTTCAATTTCAAGTGCATCAAGATTTAATTTTTCGGTTTGCGCTTGTCCTGTGTTGATCTTTAAATAGCCAATAACTTTTCCATCAAGCAGCGCAAAATAAAACTGAGAATCCTGATTGCTCAGTTCTCCTGTCAGTTTTTCTTCAGAAAAGCCTTTTTCAAGGTACTCTTTCATATTCTCCTCAGTGTTTACGGCTGCGAAAGCTTCAGAAAATGTTGTTCTCCCGATCTCCTGTAATTTTTTGATATCAGCTAGTGTTGTCCTTTCGATAATGATCTGCTCCATGGTACGAATGTAATAACTCTTTAAATGTAATAAAATGCTATTTTTTCATTTATTAATGCGTATTTTGCATTAATGGATCTTCAACGAATCAAGTATTTTTTGGCCCTGGCAGAGCAGCTTCATTATTGGAAAACGGCAGAAAAGGTAAATATTACGCAGTCAGCCCTCACCCGCCAAATTCAGTCGCTCGAAAATGAATTGGGCCTGCAGCTTTTCGAGCGTAATAAACGTAACGTAAAGCTCACCCCAGCAGGTAAATTCTTAAGAGAGAAATGGGAAGTCGAATTAAATGAACTCGAATATATCCATCAGTTTGCCAAACAGATCCATTTAGGGGAGCGCGGAACCATTACCATTGCGCATCCTGATTCTATATCGGCTTCTATCATGCCCGATATTTTGGCTAAGATTACGCAGGCATTTCCACAGCTTCAAATTAAATTGGTACAGGTTTTATATGAAAATCAACTGGATTTTCTAAAGAACTATAAGATAGACCTGGCCATTACGAGGGATATTACCAGTGAACATGGTATTAAATCAAAAAAAAATATATTCCGATCACCTGGCTCTGGTGGTTCCCTTAGCACATGCTTTTAAAAGATTTGAAGATTTATCTACGGAGCGCCTTAAAGTGCAGAAGTTTATTCTGCCTACCAAGGATGAGGGTAGTAGCTATAGCGAGATTATTCAGGCACTTTTTAAATCTTATGATTTTGCTCCTGATGTGTTTCTACATTCCGAATTTGGAT
The nucleotide sequence above comes from Pedobacter riviphilus. Encoded proteins:
- a CDS encoding GNAT family N-acetyltransferase; this translates as MEQIIIERTTLADIKKLQEIGRTTFSEAFAAVNTEENMKEYLEKGFSEEKLTGELSNQDSQFYFALLDGKVIGYLKINTGQAQTEKLNLDALEIERIYILKAFYGQKVGQLLYQKAIDIAHEIRASYVWLGVWEENYRALRFYEKNGFITFNKHKFWLGDDEQTDLMMKKVLVNENELKVS
- a CDS encoding LysR family transcriptional regulator, whose amino-acid sequence is MDLQRIKYFLALAEQLHYWKTAEKVNITQSALTRQIQSLENELGLQLFERNKRNVKLTPAGKFLREKWEVELNELEYIHQFAKQIHLGERGTITIAHPDSISASIMPDILAKITQAFPQLQIKLVQVLYENQLDFLKNYKIDLAITRDITSEHGIKSKKNIFRSPGSGGSLSTCF
- a CDS encoding LysR family substrate-binding domain-containing protein → MVLNQKKIYSDHLALVVPLAHAFKRFEDLSTERLKVQKFILPTKDEGSSYSEIIQALFKSYDFAPDVFLHSEFGSTIIALVRKGLGIAILPDSYMHHQSPGVRFISLPFKTDILINWRADDHNPVLANILKLVFDH